Below is a genomic region from Streptomyces ferrugineus.
TGTTCATCGACAACGGCTATCTGCTGGTCGCCGCCGTCGGCGCCACCTTCGTCATCCTGTCGGGCGGCATCGACCTGTCCGTGGGCTCGCTGATCGGCTTCACCACCATGTTCACGGCATGGCTGGTGGAGCGTCAGGGGCTGCCGCTGGTGCTGGTCGTCCCGATCGCGCTGCTGGTCGGCGCGTTCGGCGGCTTCCTCATGGGTTATGTGATCCAGAACTTCGAGATCCAGCCGTTCATCGTGACCCTCGCCGGGCTCTTCCTCTTCCGCGGCCTGTGCCTGGTCATCAGCAAGGAGTCGATCGCGATCAGCGACTCCTCGGTGAGCAGCCTGGCCCAGACACGGGTGCCGCTGGGCCTGGGGGAACTGTCGATCGGTGCCGTCGTGGCCCTGGTCGTCCTCGGTGTCGCCTTCTACGTACTCCACTACACCCGCTTCGGGCGCCGGGTGTACGCCATCGGCGGCAACGAGCAGTCGGCGCTGCTGATGGGTCTTCCGCAGGGTGGCACGAAGATCGCCGTGTACACCGTGAGCGGCTTCTGCTCGGCCATGGCCGGGCTGCTGTTCATGCTGTACATCCAGTCCGGTGACCCGCTGCACGCCACCGGCATGGAGCTCGACGCGATCGCCGCGGTGGTCATCGGCGGCACGCTGCTGACCGGCGGTTCCGGCTTTGTGCTGGGCACCCTGTTCGGTGTGCTGGTGCTGGGCCTGATCAAGAGCATCATCCAGTTCGAGGGCACGCTCAGCTCCTGGTGGACGAAGATCGCCACCGGTGTGCTGCTGTGCGCGTTCATCCTGATCCAGCGCACCATGACGACCCGCAGACAGACCTGAGCCGAACGGCACGTCTCGGGGCCCGGAGCGGTCCGTCGTACCCGCACGGTGCGACGGACCGCTCCGTCATGTGTCGAGCATGCGCAGGAGCAGGTCCCGCAGAGCGAGCCGCTCGGTGTGGGAGAGACCCGCGAGCGGCTCCCGGGCGAACCGCAGCGACTCCCGCAGGCTCCGAGCCACCCGCCGTCCCTCCTCGGTGGCCGCCGCCAGCTTCACCCGCCGGTCGGCGGGGTCGGGACGCCGCTCCACCAGGCCTCGGGACTCCAGCCGGTCCACGATCCCGGTGACGTTCGACGGCTCGCACTTCAGCTTGTGCGCCAGTTTCCGCATGGGCAGCGGTTCCAGCGTCAGCAGGCTCAGCAGCCGCGCCTGCGCGCCCGTCAGCGCGTGCTCGGCGGCGGCCTCGTCGTACTCCTCGTGGTAACGGGCCACGACCGAGCCGATGAGGTCGACGACCTCCAGGGTCAGCTCATCGGGCCGGTGGGTCTTGGGTGCAGTGGCCATGCCCTCAGGGTACCCGATTACTTGACAACCTGAAATATTCAGGAGCATGGTTGTTTCAGGAACTGAAGTAAACGAAGGGCTGCATCTCCCATGATCAACCGCGAATGGCACCTCCTCTCCCGCCCCGTCGGCTGGCCCAAGCCCGAGGACTTCGCGCTGGTTGAAGCCGAGGTGCCCACCCCGGGTGACGGTCAGGTCCTCGTCCGGAACAAGTACCTCTCCGTCGACCCGTACATGCGCGGACGCATGTCGGCGGCCAAGTCCTACGCCGCCCCCTTCGAACTCGGCAAGGTCATGCAGGGCGGCGCCGTCGGCGAGGTCGTCGCCTCCAACGCCGAGGGCATCGCGGTCGGCGACCACGTGCTGCACTTCCTGGGCTGGCGCGAGTACGCGGCCGTGAACGCGAAGAGCGCCGTGAAGGTGGACCCGGAGGCGGCGCCCCTGTCCACGTACCTCGGCGTCCTCGGCATGACCGGCCTCACCGCCTACGCCGGCCTGCTGCGGGTCGGCGCCTTCAAGGAGGGTGACGCGGTCTTCGTGTCCGGCGCCGCGGGAGCCGTCGGCGGCCAGGTGGGCCAGATCGCCAAGCTCAAGGGCGCCTCGCGGGTCATCGGGTCCGCCGGGTCCGACGAGAAGGTCAAGCTCCTGGTGGAGGAGTACGGCTTCGACGCCGCCTTCAACTACAGGAACGGCCCGGTGGGCGAGCAACTGCGGGCCGCCGCGCCCGACGGTGTCGACGTCTACTTCGACAACGTCGGCGGCGACCACCTGGAGGCCGCCATCGGCTCCCTCAACCAGGGCGGCCGGATCGCCGTCTGCGGCATGATCTCCGTCTACAACAACACCGAGCCCGCCCCCGGCCCGAAGAACCTCGCCCGCCTCATCCAGACCCGGGGCCGCATGGAGGGCTTCCTGGTGGGCGACCACTACGACCTGCAGCCGCAGTTCGTCCAGGAGGTCGGTCCCTGGGTCGCCTCCGGGCAGCTCAAGTACCGCGAGACCGTCGTCGAGGGCATCGAGAACAACCTGGAGGCGTTCCTCGGGGTGCTGCGCGGCGACAACACCGGGAAGATGATCGTCAAGCTGTAGGTCCGCCTGCGGGGTCTGTGCTGGATTTCCGTCATGCGGTAACTTCTTTCCGAAACCGCCGTCGATCGTGGGCGCGAGTCGCGGCGGACCGAGGAGGAGAAGACACCGCATGTCGATCCAGCAGAGCGACGTCCTGTACACCGCCGTCGCGACCGCCGAGAACGGCCGCGACGGCCGGGTCGCCACCGACGACGGCAAGCTCGACGTCGTGGTGAACCCGCCCAAGGAGATGGGTGGCAGCGGCGCCGGCACCAACCCGGAGCAACTGTTCGCGGCCGGGTACAGCGCCTGCTTCCAGGGCGCCCTGGGAGTCGTCGCCCGCCAGGAGAACGCCGACATCGCCGGCTCGACCGTCACCGCGAAGGTCGGCATCGGCAAGAACGGCGACGGATTCGGGATCATCGTCGAGATCTCGGCACACATCCCGAACGTCGACGCCGCGACCGCCGGTGCCCTCCTGGAGAAGGCCCACCAGGTCTGCCCGTACTCCAAGGCGACCCGGGGGAACATCAGCGTGACGTTGGTCTGACACCGTTCGTTGTACGACGGAGGCCGCGCCCTTGGACGTGGGGTGCGGCCTCACCCCGAGCCGCCGGTACTTTCAACACAGAGGGCGGGAGTCAGTCTCGCTGACTCCCGCCCTCTTGCTCACCGACTACCGGACCGGCTTCCGTCGTCCGGACTAGGCGACCACATCAGCGTAGGCGCCGCAGGTGTCCACGTAGATGGTTCCATCGTCCGTGAGGCAGACGTGGAAGTGGACCACAGCCCCCTCGGGGAACGACTTGTTCCAGGTCTTGTAGCTGGTGCTGTAACCGCTGGTGTTCCACAGCTGGCCTCCCCCGGAGCCCCCGCTGGTGATCGACCACTCCAGCACTACCCCTCTGCCGTCCTTCCGGTTGTCCCGCACGCCGAATATCTCGCCGTCCGGCTGGAAGTAGCCACTGCCGTCATTCGCCCTGGGGCCCCAGTGGGCCGCCTTGGTCCACGCGTACGCCTTGTCGGCGGCCGCGGCGGGCGAGGCGGACGCAACGCCGAGCATGCCCAGCGCTACCGCGGACACGCCAAGGGCCTTCCGAAAACTCGCAGCCAGCAATGTTCCTCCTCAGTCACGACATTCTCTGAAGTGCATCCCACATCACCGTCACCTCCGGGGCAAGCGGTTTCTGGAGGTGCGGTGGTGTGTGCCATGGCGAGCAACGCCCTTGCCATCTGGGCGAATTCACCCTTGGGGTGGTCTCGGAAGAGCGGCTCGGTGCCGAACAGAACCGCCTGCGGACCGCTCACCACCGAGGCCCGCCCCGCCGCGTCCGAGGGCCCTCCCGAGCCGTCCTCCGCCGGCCGCCAGTGCCCGGAGACGAGCGGATTCCCGGTCCCGTACGCCTGCTCGACCCGCACGCCCGGACCCAGGTCGGTGAACCAAACCGGCGCGTACACGAAGCCGTGCGAGGGGGCACCCCGCATCAGGACACTGCCCGAATTCACCACGCGTACGACACCGTTGGCGTCCCCG
It encodes:
- a CDS encoding organic hydroperoxide resistance protein, with translation MSIQQSDVLYTAVATAENGRDGRVATDDGKLDVVVNPPKEMGGSGAGTNPEQLFAAGYSACFQGALGVVARQENADIAGSTVTAKVGIGKNGDGFGIIVEISAHIPNVDAATAGALLEKAHQVCPYSKATRGNISVTLV
- a CDS encoding MarR family winged helix-turn-helix transcriptional regulator is translated as MATAPKTHRPDELTLEVVDLIGSVVARYHEEYDEAAAEHALTGAQARLLSLLTLEPLPMRKLAHKLKCEPSNVTGIVDRLESRGLVERRPDPADRRVKLAAATEEGRRVARSLRESLRFAREPLAGLSHTERLALRDLLLRMLDT
- the yjfF gene encoding galactofuranose ABC transporter, permease protein YjfF codes for the protein MSATTRTPTAPESRTPSKAARLLGDRRLPVLVTAALFLAMYVAGLSRYQNYGFAEPQVFLNLFIDNGYLLVAAVGATFVILSGGIDLSVGSLIGFTTMFTAWLVERQGLPLVLVVPIALLVGAFGGFLMGYVIQNFEIQPFIVTLAGLFLFRGLCLVISKESIAISDSSVSSLAQTRVPLGLGELSIGAVVALVVLGVAFYVLHYTRFGRRVYAIGGNEQSALLMGLPQGGTKIAVYTVSGFCSAMAGLLFMLYIQSGDPLHATGMELDAIAAVVIGGTLLTGGSGFVLGTLFGVLVLGLIKSIIQFEGTLSSWWTKIATGVLLCAFILIQRTMTTRRQT
- a CDS encoding NADP-dependent oxidoreductase, translated to MINREWHLLSRPVGWPKPEDFALVEAEVPTPGDGQVLVRNKYLSVDPYMRGRMSAAKSYAAPFELGKVMQGGAVGEVVASNAEGIAVGDHVLHFLGWREYAAVNAKSAVKVDPEAAPLSTYLGVLGMTGLTAYAGLLRVGAFKEGDAVFVSGAAGAVGGQVGQIAKLKGASRVIGSAGSDEKVKLLVEEYGFDAAFNYRNGPVGEQLRAAAPDGVDVYFDNVGGDHLEAAIGSLNQGGRIAVCGMISVYNNTEPAPGPKNLARLIQTRGRMEGFLVGDHYDLQPQFVQEVGPWVASGQLKYRETVVEGIENNLEAFLGVLRGDNTGKMIVKL